DNA from Nitriliruptor alkaliphilus DSM 45188:
GGCACCGGTTGGTCGACCATCTGCTGCCGCGCCTCCCCCATAGGCGTGGTAGCTACAGCCGTAGGGTTCGCCACCTCGAGCCCTCGCGGGTCCCCGATGCCTACGGCATCCAACTGCTGTCCGACCAGCACCTCGCAGGCGGTCCTGACCTCACCGGTTGGGAGGTCGGTCAGGTCACCGAGGGCATGTACCTGGTCACCGCCCCTGACCTTCATGCCTGGTTCGATCACGACCAGCCCGACGAGGGCACCCTCGAACGAGCACGGCAGAACTTCGCGCCCTTGATCCTCACCAGTAGCGACCTGTCGTAGCGTCCCGTCGGATGCGGACGACCGAAGGTGGCTCAGGCCCGGCGTCGATCCCGGTCCCGTCGGCGGCGCCTACCAGCGATCGCTGTGCGGGGCAGGATCCGGAGGATCGTCACTGCTCCGCGGGTGTACCGCGGCACGAGATCGCGGGGCCGCTGGGACATCCGGTACATCCACTCGAGGCCGACACGGCGAGCCCAGCCCGGGGCGCGGCGCTCGTCGCCCACGATGTGCCCGAACCAGCCGCCTGCGGTCAGGTAGACCGCCGGCGGTAGCTGGTCGCGATGCTGGTCGTACCAGAGCACCTCGTAGGGGGTACCGAGCCCGACGAACACGAGGTCCGGTCGTTGCTCGCGGAGCTGTCGGGTGACCGGTTCCCACGCTGGGGGGAACCCGTCACTGACCATGACCACGTCGATGGCGTGTCGGTCGACGAGGCGCTCGGCCGCCCGCTCGGCCAGGCCGCCCGGTCCGCCGATCAGCGCCACGCGAGGTCGGACGGACAGCGCGTCGAGGAGTTCGTGGCCCGAATCGGTCATGGGGCACCGTTGGATGTGTTCAGCGCCGGCGACGCGCCCCAGCAACTCGACCGAGATGCCATCGGCGTACGCCAGACAGTCGGGCGCGGACAGGGCCCCGACGTAGCGCGCGTTGTTGCGTTCCAGCAGGCCCGACACGTGTACACACGCGATCAACCTCGGGATCGCGGTGCCGATCAGCGAGGCCGCGGTGGCGACGACGCGGTCTCGCTCGACGTCAGCGATCGGGATGCCAGCGACAGGCACGGTGGGAAGCCGGATCACCAGCCCTGCCGCCGCTTCCTTGCGACCTGGATCGCGCGCGTCACGGTTGCCACCGGCCGTCCGAGCAGACGGCGTGTACCCGTCCACCCCAGGATCCTCCGAAGCTCCTCGGGTTCGCGACGGTAGGCGTGGCCGAGTTCCTCCTCGGCCAGCTGGCGTGCAACGGCACCCGCGACCGCGCCCTCGAACATGGCTGGCCAACGCTGCCGGCGCTCCTCCCGGACGGCTTCCGGATCGAGGCCGCTCAGGGCCATCGGTTCGCCGTGGATCTCGATCTCCTTGCCGAGGTAGCCGGCGTACCACATGGCGGTGCCGAGGTCGTTGGAGACCACCCGTTGGTGATCTGCGACCTCGGCCACCAAGCGATCGAGGAAGGTCTCATCCGTCCGGTGACCGTGGGAGATGACGCGGAACCCGGCTCGGGCGTAGACCTCGCGAACGTCAGGGTCCTGGTACTCCAGCCAGTAGAGGCAGACCGTCGTCGAAGCGGTGCCCTCCCGTTCAGCGAGGTCGTGGGCGTACCGTGCGTGGCCCCCCGTGGCCTCGTGCAGCTCCCAGGCGTGGAAGGGGTAGGCCATGGTGCCGCGTTGGGGCGAGGTCGTAGGGGAGCGGTCCGCCGCCGCGAGGTAGACGAAGGGGGCTCCGATAGCGGTTGCGTTCAACCTCCGTTCACGTGCTGCGAGAAGGTTGCGGCGGTTCCAGACCAGGGCGGGCACCGGCCTCGGCGGGTCCCTCGGCGTGAACCCCGTCCCCGTGTTGAACCCGTGCTGGAGGTACCCCCAGATGGGCAACTGGTCCTGCACACCGGCCCACCGAGCGAGGGCACGAGCGTGCCCGTAGTAGGCGTTCTGGAGGTGCATCCCGAACCGTCTGCCGTGGAAGCGCGCATGCTACGCGGGACGCTGCACCCGGGTGGGAGCGCCCGCCGCCGTCACCCACCAGCTGCGTAGCAGGACGACTGCCGCCGCGACGACGGCGATGGTGCCGAGCCAGCGGATGGCACCTGCCGCACCGGTGGTGGGGAGGCGGTCGAGCAGCAGACCGACCACGATGGCGGGAACCGGGATGAAGCGGGCATGCGGCCAGATCGTCTCCGGTGCCAGCAGCCGACGCCGGACGTGCGCGCCCGCTGCGAGGACGCTCACCCCGAGGAAGGTGGCGGTTGCGGCGCCGGTCAGTCCGAAACGGGGGATGAGCACGAGGTTGAGCGAGATGTTCACGGCCGCAGCGAGCGGGGTGAGGACCGCGAAGACCCCGGTACGCCGACGCTGGTACAGGACGTTGCCCTCGCCGAGGTACCAGACGTAGGGGATGGCCGACAGCGCGACGATCGCCACGACGCTCGAGAGCTCCCCGGCTCGGTAGGTTTCGGGGCTGGCGATGGCGAGCGCCGTGGGGGCCAGGAGACAGGCGAGTAGGGCCCCTGCCGTGGCCAGGCCCGAAACGACGAGGCCGGTCCGGCGGAGGAGCGCCACGCGGTCCCGATCGCTGGCTTCGAGCATCATCGGGGCCCAGGCGTTGTTGATCGCGGCGATCACGACCATCGTCAGGCCACCGAGCACGTACGCGACGTGGTAGCGACCGACCTGCTCGAAGCCGAGGATCCTCTCGATGACGAACCGATCGCCCGCAGCGAGTAGCGACCACGCCAGGAGGTGCGGGACCAGGGGGAGGCCGGTACGGAGTGCCCGCCGCAGGAGACGGGCCGATCCACCTCGGAAGGCAGGCCGTGCCAGGAGGAGACCGACGCCGGCGGCGACGCTGTGTGCGACCAGCAGCCCTGACATGTAGAGCGCTGGGTCGTCTCTCACCACGACGATGAGCGTGGTCCCAAGCGCCTGGCCGCCTGCGCTCCCGATGAGGGCCACCGCCGCGTAGGAACGCGGGCGTCCCCGCGAACGCAGGATGGCCAGCACCGCCTGCGTGAGCACCGCGGGGACGGCCGCGGCGACGGCGAACCGGAACGTCGCGGTGTACTCCGCGCCCTCGAGCACCCCGACCCACACGGGACCGAACTGGTCGACGGCGACGGCCACGATCACCGAGAGCACGAGGACCCACCCGACGACGCGTTCGGCGTCCCGCGGACCGGCGTCGCCTTCGTAGTACTCGCGGGCGACCGCCGCTTGGAGACCGAGGGCTGCACCAGCGGTCACCAGCTGGAGGATGACCAGTGCGGTGGCGAACTCGCCGAGCTGTTCCGGAGCGAGTGCCCGGGTGGCCACCGGTAGCGCCACCGCGGCCGCGCCGAGGTGGAGCGCGACGGCCGCCGTGTAGACGCTCCCGTGGCGCAGCAGCGAACGCTCCCCGGTCGCTCCTCGGCGAGGTTCGTCGGCCGTCATCCGCGTCGGGTCCCCGGTGGCGGCCCGGTTGTCCCCTCGCGAGCCACGTGCTCGTGCGCAACGGATCGGTGCCGCCGGTAGGCGTCCCCGACGATCCGATCGATACTTGACCTCGTCGGTTGCCAACCCAGGATCGATCTCGCGAGCTCCGACCCGGCGACGAGGGCCGGAGGGTCACCGGGTCGTGGGGACGCGGTGCGGGTCTGGACGGTCGAGCTGGTGATCGCATCCACGGCGCGAACGAGTTCGAGCAGCGAGGTGCTTCGCCCCGTGCCGAGGTTCAGAGCTCGGGACTGGCCACCGTTCTCGAGGTACCGGAGCGCGAGGACGTGTGCGTCGGCAAGGTCCGACACGTGGACGAAGTCGCGGATGCAGGTCCCGCCCGGCGTCGGGTGGCGATCCCCGAAGAGGTCGACGCTCGGTCTCGAGCCGAGCGCTACCTCGAGGAGCAGCGGCACGATGTGCGTCTCGGGGTCGTGCCGCTCGCCGAGCCCCTCGTCCGGTTCGGCGCCGGCTGCGTTGAAGTACCGGAGGGAGACTGCCCGCGTGCCGGTCGAGGCGCCGATGTCCGCGATGATCCGCTCCGCCATGGCCTTCGAAGCGCCGTAGGGGCTGACCGGCGCGAGCGGGGTGTCCTCGGTGATCGGGAGCTCGGCCGGTACCCCGTAGACGGAGCACGAGCTGGAGAGGACCAGGTGAGGGACGTCGTGGCGTCCGAGCGCCTCCATGAGGGACAGCGTCCCCACGACCTTGTTGCGGTAGTACTTCGCTGGTTCGTGGAGCGACTCGCCGACGTAGGCCGATCCCGCGAGGTGCACGGCCGCCACCGGGGCGTACCGGGCCATCACCTCATCGAGGAAGCGGGCGTCACCGATGTCGCCGAGTTCGAAGGGCCCCCAGCGAACGACCGACCGGCCGCCAGTCCTCAGATTGTCGACGGTCACCGGGCGGTACCCGTCGGCGGCCAGACGCCGGCTGACGTGGCTGCCGATGTAGCCCGCTCCGCCGGTGACCAGGACACGGTCGTTCGTCGTCACCGAGCCAGGTCCTTCGTCGTTCGTGGCTGAGGGAGCGGGGCTGTGGGGGCGGCTGCGGCGGAGGTCACGTGCATGGGCCCGACGCTGCACCGTAGGGTACGACGATGGGGCGAACCTCGGTGACTGAGCGACAACCGGTGCAGCTGACGCCTGCTCTCTGGCGGGTCCAGCTGCGCAGGTGGCTCGCGCTCGGCGACGGCCTGGTCATCACGGTCGGCAGCCTCCTCGCGTACGTGACCCGCGAGCAGCTCGGCCGCGCCGAGCTCGCGCAGCCGCTCGCCGACGAGGTGCCGATCGCCATCGCGATCATCCCGCTGTGGCTGCTGATCTTCGCCTTGGCTGGCGCCTACCGCCCCGAGTACCTCAACGCCGGGGGGGATGGCGTCCGGCGCTTCCTGGTCGGCGTCGGCGGGGGTGTCCTGACGCTCGGCTTCGCTTCGTTCCTGTTCAACCTCCAGCTCTCTCGTCTGTTCGTCCTGTTCGTCGCGCTGTACGTGCTGGTCGGCGGGGGAGTGCTGCGGGCGGCTGGCCGCCGATGGA
Protein-coding regions in this window:
- a CDS encoding WecB/TagA/CpsF family glycosyltransferase; amino-acid sequence: MPVAGIPIADVERDRVVATAASLIGTAIPRLIACVHVSGLLERNNARYVGALSAPDCLAYADGISVELLGRVAGAEHIQRCPMTDSGHELLDALSVRPRVALIGGPGGLAERAAERLVDRHAIDVVMVSDGFPPAWEPVTRQLREQRPDLVFVGLGTPYEVLWYDQHRDQLPPAVYLTAGGWFGHIVGDERRAPGWARRVGLEWMYRMSQRPRDLVPRYTRGAVTILRILPRTAIAGRRRRRDRDRRRA
- a CDS encoding lipopolysaccharide biosynthesis protein, which gives rise to MTADEPRRGATGERSLLRHGSVYTAAVALHLGAAAVALPVATRALAPEQLGEFATALVILQLVTAGAALGLQAAVAREYYEGDAGPRDAERVVGWVLVLSVIVAVAVDQFGPVWVGVLEGAEYTATFRFAVAAAVPAVLTQAVLAILRSRGRPRSYAAVALIGSAGGQALGTTLIVVVRDDPALYMSGLLVAHSVAAGVGLLLARPAFRGGSARLLRRALRTGLPLVPHLLAWSLLAAGDRFVIERILGFEQVGRYHVAYVLGGLTMVVIAAINNAWAPMMLEASDRDRVALLRRTGLVVSGLATAGALLACLLAPTALAIASPETYRAGELSSVVAIVALSAIPYVWYLGEGNVLYQRRRTGVFAVLTPLAAAVNISLNLVLIPRFGLTGAATATFLGVSVLAAGAHVRRRLLAPETIWPHARFIPVPAIVVGLLLDRLPTTGAAGAIRWLGTIAVVAAAVVLLRSWWVTAAGAPTRVQRPA
- the galE gene encoding UDP-glucose 4-epimerase GalE, with product MTTNDRVLVTGGAGYIGSHVSRRLAADGYRPVTVDNLRTGGRSVVRWGPFELGDIGDARFLDEVMARYAPVAAVHLAGSAYVGESLHEPAKYYRNKVVGTLSLMEALGRHDVPHLVLSSSCSVYGVPAELPITEDTPLAPVSPYGASKAMAERIIADIGASTGTRAVSLRYFNAAGAEPDEGLGERHDPETHIVPLLLEVALGSRPSVDLFGDRHPTPGGTCIRDFVHVSDLADAHVLALRYLENGGQSRALNLGTGRSTSLLELVRAVDAITSSTVQTRTASPRPGDPPALVAGSELARSILGWQPTRSSIDRIVGDAYRRHRSVAHEHVAREGTTGPPPGTRRG